A genomic stretch from Leptospira andrefontaineae includes:
- a CDS encoding fibronectin type III domain-containing protein has translation MFLLETVRVSSFMKLMALICTSLVLSCSLLSGDKDSEKNKSLALALSFSTPGEIVGSAKIGSSGGEIASTDGKIKVLVPDGAVLNETEFKITRYSLNTSALPGKYLPVSDAYKFEPDFRFEKNVLVRIQTDSALANSLNLNLNKSQGFISSKTRESESSARLSKGWTPVKSSIQNGIIEITSRTFSVFAAGSPPPGNLAPILTGLSYNFKPGLSYIPYQARVEVTDPDLDSIEVRLIVGKPAGSLNSYLMTKEGATDFYSTEIPIEAYTPTGLRLQVLATDSFGNVSIIPNTNTYSFPADTGDSTIISGYTLDQDADGYNDLWEQANSYDPSDNLSPGIGLLADADGDLIPDGSDTTPNPGDLPSIDTFAIYPKEVLTSIGDPVSFSISGENSGLPVFIETATYSQTGVGINGLNVGTMTGSTFNPTYPGIANVYSFFPGFSDYANIQIADTLVPNNISTLAATAVGHTKILLNWTSPGNNGNVGAAAVYEIRTSASNISSNALCDSAAAVSPGITPKLAGLQEYYYVSGLSPNTLYYFCVRAFDSAGNRNSWTGSNISARTYPSPDVTPPANISGVSTTIISASQIRLNWTAVGNDGNTGSSAAYEIRYSGNPITDDISCSNAFEVQNSIGATPNGTALNFTVPGLGSNSQYYFCIRAYDPSGNRSQWASIVSATTFRANLAPIVAINGSSVATVGNSSSLSAATSSDPDSAVCSANTGNYQYTWTLVSKPSNSSLLQSGITGASTLNMSFTADVSGNYAFRFDFKDDAGTCFEGSKTSSGSFFIQAL, from the coding sequence ATGTTTCTCCTGGAAACGGTAAGGGTTAGCAGCTTTATGAAATTAATGGCTCTTATCTGCACATCACTTGTTCTTTCATGTTCTCTATTGTCGGGAGATAAAGATTCGGAGAAGAATAAATCCTTGGCACTTGCGCTTTCATTTTCCACTCCAGGGGAAATTGTCGGTAGTGCCAAGATTGGATCGTCAGGCGGGGAGATAGCTTCTACCGATGGAAAAATTAAGGTTTTGGTTCCAGATGGAGCAGTATTGAATGAAACCGAATTTAAAATTACACGATATTCGTTAAATACTTCTGCGTTACCCGGGAAATATCTCCCGGTATCGGATGCTTATAAATTCGAGCCTGACTTTAGATTTGAAAAGAATGTATTAGTTCGTATCCAAACTGATTCTGCTCTAGCTAATTCTTTGAATTTGAATTTGAATAAAAGCCAAGGATTTATCTCATCTAAAACTAGGGAAAGTGAATCTAGCGCGAGATTATCAAAAGGATGGACTCCTGTAAAATCCTCGATTCAGAACGGGATTATTGAAATAACATCTCGAACTTTTTCCGTTTTCGCAGCAGGATCTCCCCCACCTGGAAATTTAGCACCTATCTTAACTGGGTTATCATATAATTTTAAACCTGGCCTTAGCTACATTCCTTACCAAGCTAGAGTTGAAGTTACTGATCCGGATTTAGATTCAATAGAAGTTAGATTAATCGTAGGTAAGCCTGCTGGAAGTTTAAATTCTTATCTGATGACTAAAGAAGGGGCTACAGACTTCTACAGTACTGAGATCCCTATCGAAGCATATACTCCTACTGGCTTAAGGCTTCAGGTTTTGGCCACTGATAGTTTTGGAAACGTTAGTATAATTCCCAACACAAACACTTATTCTTTCCCGGCTGATACTGGAGATAGCACAATCATTTCTGGCTATACATTGGATCAGGATGCGGATGGATATAATGATCTATGGGAACAAGCTAATTCTTACGACCCATCGGACAATTTAAGTCCTGGAATTGGATTATTGGCTGATGCCGATGGAGATCTTATTCCGGATGGTTCGGATACAACTCCTAACCCGGGAGATCTACCCTCGATTGATACATTTGCGATTTATCCAAAGGAAGTTTTAACTTCAATTGGAGATCCTGTAAGTTTCTCGATCAGCGGAGAAAATTCTGGTCTTCCAGTTTTTATAGAAACTGCTACCTATTCACAGACTGGAGTTGGAATCAATGGCTTGAATGTTGGGACAATGACCGGCTCTACTTTTAACCCGACTTATCCTGGAATAGCGAATGTTTATTCATTTTTTCCAGGATTTTCCGATTACGCTAATATTCAAATCGCGGATACTTTGGTTCCGAATAATATTTCTACATTAGCTGCAACTGCAGTGGGACACACAAAAATTTTATTAAATTGGACGTCTCCTGGTAATAATGGAAACGTAGGGGCTGCTGCGGTTTATGAAATACGAACTTCCGCGTCAAATATTAGTAGTAATGCATTATGTGACTCTGCTGCTGCCGTGTCCCCAGGTATCACTCCAAAGTTAGCCGGTTTGCAAGAATATTATTATGTTAGCGGCCTTTCTCCAAACACTCTCTATTATTTTTGCGTAAGAGCATTTGATTCTGCAGGAAATAGGAACTCTTGGACTGGTTCGAATATTTCTGCAAGAACATACCCAAGCCCGGATGTAACGCCACCAGCAAATATTTCCGGGGTTAGTACAACTATTATTTCGGCATCTCAGATTCGTTTAAATTGGACCGCCGTTGGAAACGATGGGAATACAGGATCTTCTGCAGCTTACGAAATTCGTTACTCAGGAAATCCGATTACAGACGATATAAGTTGCTCTAATGCTTTTGAAGTACAAAATAGTATAGGCGCAACACCTAACGGGACTGCATTGAACTTTACTGTTCCTGGACTAGGATCTAATAGCCAATATTACTTCTGCATTAGAGCCTACGATCCTTCCGGAAATAGATCCCAGTGGGCCTCCATTGTTTCCGCTACAACTTTTCGTGCAAACTTGGCTCCGATTGTCGCGATTAATGGAAGTTCCGTTGCTACAGTTGGAAATTCTAGTTCTCTTTCTGCGGCAACATCGTCTGATCCAGATTCGGCAGTTTGTTCGGCAAATACCGGTAATTATCAATATACCTGGACGTTAGTTTCTAAACCATCTAATTCATCTTTGTTACAGTCGGGGATCACAGGCGCGAGTACTTTGAATATGAGTTTCACAGCGGATGTTTCTGGAAATTATGCTTTCCGGTTCGATTTCAAAGATGATGCAGGAACTTGTTTTGAAGGAAGTAAAACTTCTTCCGGATCATTTTTTATACAGGCTCTATAG